One segment of Ricinus communis isolate WT05 ecotype wild-type chromosome 8, ASM1957865v1, whole genome shotgun sequence DNA contains the following:
- the LOC8286580 gene encoding inactive protein RESTRICTED TEV MOVEMENT 2, which produces MAKLARNYQAFEPATEWVRDTEYDTLLIYLPGFKKEQLKVQVTSNPNLRIFGERSLGDNKWSRFSKEFRIPSSYDTNKISANFEGGILKIKHPKITKPATKPQENANSSLAEATNDQPHQRAQEVPPKIKTETNDASYRNADNSQNISDKKKELRDANGKSSDANSTPRKTLGNDKIEEYAESGKMASIGSKHGLVQEAGVCGNSKLVHHKHVLGGLVREIKKPRKSTKLVVAAGLLVLVFGLYVKYQVGSIKELEGGPRSN; this is translated from the exons ATGGCTAAACTTGCTCGTAACTACCAAGCTTTTGAACCAGCAACAGAATGGGTTCGAGATACTGAATATGACACCctccttatttatttaccag GTTTCAAGAAGGAACAACTAAAGGTTCAAGTAACATCAAATCCTAATCTAAGGATCTTTGGAGAGCGCTCTCTCGGTGATAATAAATGGAGTCGTTTTTCCAAGGAGTTTCGTATTCCATCAAGTTACGACACTAACAAAATCAGTGCAAACTTTGAAGGCGGAATACTTAAGATCAAGCACCCGAAAATCACCAAACCAGCCACTAAACCACAAGAAAATGCAAATTCATCACTGGCAGAAGCTACGAATGATCAACCACATCAGCGAGCTCAAGAAGTTCCTCCCAAGATCAAGACTGAAACAAATGATGCATCATATAGAAATGCTGATAATTCTCAAAACATATCTGATAAGAAGAAGGAACTGAGAGATGCCAATGGAAAGAGTTCTGATGCTAACAGTACTCCAAGAAAGACTTTAGGCAATGACAAGATTGAAGAATATGCCGAATCAGGGAAAATGGCAAGCATTGGTAGTAAGCATGGACTAGTCCAGGAAGCTGGTGTTTGTGGTAACTCTAAACTTGTGCATCATAAGCATGTTTTAGGTGGTTTGGTAAGAGAAATAAAGAAGCCAAGAAAATCAACAAAACTGGTTGTGGCAGCTGGTTTATTAGTTCTGGTTTTTGGGCTGTATGTTAAATATCAGGTCGGAAGTATCAAAGAACTAGAGGGTGGTCCAAGAAGTAACTAG